The DNA window TGTTGACTGAGGAATTTGACGGAGGTTGTGTTAAGTCGTATAATGACGACAGTGTGGCTGATGGCTGGGTGGCTAAGAGATGGAATGTTCAGGTCCGTGAGCGGTTCGCAATGCTCCTGCAAGCATTGGGAAAAGAATTTGACGGCAACATCGAAGGTATCAATTTGCAGGAAAGTGCTGTCGGGGTGCGCGAAGATACCGATACATCTTTTACACCGCAACGTTATTTCGAATGCTTAAAATTGAATATGCTTGCGTTAAAAAAAGCGTTCCCGAAATCGACCACCATGCAGTACGCCAATTTTATGCCCGGTGAATGGCTGCCCTGGGAAGACAAGGGATATTTACGATCGATTTATAAATACGGGCAGGAAATAGGTGTTGGACTGGGCGCACCAGATTTGATGGTGCAACGAAAAAGCCAGCTCAACCATACTATAGCCATGATGCATGAAGGCCATTTCACTGTACCCCTGGGAATTGCCATACAGGACGGGAATTATTCAGGCACAACAGGAGCCGATTCGGATTATAATGACAGGATGGAAAAGGACAAAAGCGGCCATAAGAATATCGTACCCTTAATGCATGCCTTTGCAAAAGATTTCATTCATGTAAAATACATGTTTTGGGTTTGCCAGGAACCATTTTTCAGTGATGATGTCATTCCGTGCTTAATGGAATAGTTTGTTTGAAATCGTCTGATATTGTTTGTTCTGAACCCAATCAGGACGTTTGTTGTTTACCTTGTATTCAAACCATTACAACCACCTGTATGAAAAAACTTTTCAGCACTCTCAGCATGCTGATTCTATCATTACATTTTTTATCAGCACAGAATCCCGAATTTGATTCGATACTTGCCAAAAAGTTGGGAGCGGATGAAATCGGAATGAAAATGTACGTGCTTGTTATCCTGAAAACCGGATCAGCACAAATAACGGATACTGCAATCCGCGCCGAGCTTTTCAGGGGCCATTTTGCCAATATCAATAAACTGGCCGCTGAAGGAAAAATGCTGACTGCCGGTCCTTTGGAAGAAAATGAGCAGCAATACAGGGGAATATTTCTTTTTAATGTCGGGGATATTAATGAAGCCAAAGAGCTGTTGAAAGGTGATCCTACCGTGGTGAATCATATTTTTGAACCGCTGTTTTTTGAACTGTACGGATCCGCGGCACTACAAGAGATTCCCGGAATTCATAGAAAAATACAGAAAACAGTATTTTAAGTTATCCAAATGGAACGGAAAGTTATACTTTATATCGCCTGCAGCCTCGATGGATTTATTGCAGCGCCGGGCGATAATCTTGATTTTCTTTCAATGGTTGAAAAACCAGGTGAAGACTACGGGTATGCTGAATTCATGAAAGGCATCGATACAGCCATTATGGGCAAACGGACGTATGACTGGGTGAAACAACATGCCCCTGAATATGTGCATGAAATCACCACGTATGTTTTTACAAGAACTCAAATGCGCGTGGAAGGAAATGTTATCTTTTACAACGGAGACCTTGCTGAACTTGCTGTCAAACTTAAATCAGAAAAAGGCAAAGATATT is part of the Bacteroidales bacterium genome and encodes:
- a CDS encoding YciI family protein, producing MKKLFSTLSMLILSLHFLSAQNPEFDSILAKKLGADEIGMKMYVLVILKTGSAQITDTAIRAELFRGHFANINKLAAEGKMLTAGPLEENEQQYRGIFLFNVGDINEAKELLKGDPTVVNHIFEPLFFELYGSAALQEIPGIHRKIQKTVF
- a CDS encoding dihydrofolate reductase family protein yields the protein MERKVILYIACSLDGFIAAPGDNLDFLSMVEKPGEDYGYAEFMKGIDTAIMGKRTYDWVKQHAPEYVHEITTYVFTRTQMRVEGNVIFYNGDLAELAVKLKSEKGKDIFCEGGAVVANMLLKQNLIDEFVIACIPVILGSGVRLFGDDGHLQNLELCWVKQFDTGLVQVKYRRKILDT